The genomic region CAGAAGATTCTATACACCTAATGCTACCTCCACCTTTCTATCAAACGCAGTTGGAGAATTATCTAATGACCAGATAATATACTCCTTCGACACTCTTAGTAGAGTATGTTTAATTCTTGCTACAATTATCATTTCATCAACAGAGTAAAGTTAGAGACTCTAACTTATGGGACCACCTGTGTGACAAGATTCGGTTCAATTTGGACACACTGGATTCAAAGGACCTTCTGAAAATAATTCACTCACTTGCAAAAGTATCACACAAAAAGGTATGGTTTTATGTAGTAATTAATACGTGTATAGCTATCATTATTGTCAGTAATTAATCGCATAATACTCCGAAAGCATAAACTTATTGATCCGAGAGATTTAACACAGTACCTAATTGATCTCAATAAGCTGGACttattgaatataaatacattCGCTCCTCTGGTTTCAGCTAAAATTCCAGACGATATTTCACTTTTCACAAACTTTGACCTATGTTTTATTCTACACTTATGTTCGAAATTGCAGTACAAAGACCAGCTAATATTGGACTCAATTTGTTCGAGGTTTCTTCTAAATGATTATAATTATCAGGAATTGTGTTCGGTGAGtgataaattatcataAAGTAATGCAGGACAAGTCCCTTCTGGCCATGGTGTTCAGGTCACTGTCATTCTTGCAGTACAAGAATGAATTGTATAAAAAGTTGTTATACCAGGGATTACCTTCTTCTTTGTATCATTTTGGTTCTCAGGAACTATGCAACTCGCTGTTATCAATTGTTGTATCTAATTTGGAGGCAAACTGTTAGTACTATTATCATAAACATATTTCAGTTGACGAACAAGTCaaagatataataaattcacTTATTGATAGAATTAGTGAAAGGCTTTCATCGCTAGTTGAGATTGAAGTCAACCAGGTACATTAAAAACTTTGTTTATGTGTAACAGCTAGGGATTTGTCTATACTTTTTGAAATATAACATGGCCTCTTTCCCCGGTAGATTTGAATCACTATTCAACTCAATCGTTGAACTAAACATTATATACACCCCAAATACGTCTAAAATGCAGGTATTTCCACTgatttaacatttttattaagtTGAAGCTCGGAAGACTGCTGGATGAACTCAAGTTAAAGCACAAGTCTGAACTAAAGATAGGGCCTTACACACTGGACTACGCCATCccaaaaataaatgtaacttgaacataatttaaaaaatatagGTGGCTATAGAGGTGAACGGATACACTCACTTTTTCCACAACTCCAAAGAACTCAACGCACTAACCCAGCTCAAGTATAAGATTCTCAAAGATATGGGCTGGAACGTGGTTggaattaattattataactGGAAGAACAGAAACAAGCAGGTAGTGttaaaacaataaaatacTTTCAGTCGAGATTGGACTACATAGTTAAAAAGATAACACCTTTCTTGGAAGAAAAAAAAGTCAttaaaaactaaaaattcaaaatgGAATCTTGAATTTGAAGAAGATGGTTTAGATAGGCGAAAAATACCGAAAAAGAAGATTAGTTAGGTCAgaaaatagtaaaaatttaatatgcaatataatagttttaattataaaaaatattttataatgtGTTTAAAATGAAGGACCTTTCATTCAAAGGGTGGGGAAATATGAttatgttttttaaataaaacattaagtttaatattttaaaataaacaattttaatttatttttatatttaatttatatattccaaGATGCTCATCCAAATCAAGGGAGGAGTCTGGAAAAACACAGAGGATGAAGTCCTCAAGGCAGCAGTCATGAAATATGGCCTCAATAATTGGTCCAGAGTCTCGTCATTATTGGTAAATAAATCAGCAAAGCAATGTAAAGCAAGATGGTAAGCctatacaaataaattctCAATTCACAATGATTTTTTTAGGTTCGAGTGGTTAGATCCACATATCAAAAAAACTGAATGGTCAAGAGAAGAGGAAGAAAAACTTCTACATCTAGCCAAATTATTTCCAACACAATGGAGAACAATCGGACCGCTAATAGGAAGAACAGCATATCAATGCCTCCAACATTATGAACGTCTCCTAGACCAAGCTCAAGGGCGAGAAGAGGTATGATTTATACCAAAagatatattttaatttaggATGATCAATTTGATCCAAGAAAACTGAGACCGGGTGAAATTGATCCGCAATTGGAGTGTAAACCCTCAAGAGCTGATGCAGTGGATATGGATGATGACGAAAAGGAAATGCTGGCGGAAGCAAGAGCACGTTTGGCAAATACACGCGGAAAAAAGGCTAAAAGGAAGGCACGAGAGAAGGCCCTGGAACAATCAAAACGAATCGCAATGCTACAAAAACGTAGAGAATTAAAATCAGCAGGAATAAATGTTAGAAACTtcaaaatgaaaaaaataacaatGGATTATGAAAAGGAAATACCATTTGAAATGCAACCACCAAAGGGATTTTATCCTCCAGATGAAGAAAGGCCAGCTAACCTATCAATTAAgaagtatttttatttacaattaatttgaGTTTAGTATTGAGCAACTGGAGGGAATTCGTCGAGACCAagaaatgaataaattgaGAAAAGATGATATAAGAAAGCTAAAGAGACTACAGAGTGATGACACACCGGCTGCAATGTCAATTTTTGAAAAGTACGACAAATCAAAAACATTGAAGAATAAACTTGTACTACCAGAACCAACAATGACAGATGATGAAATAGTAAGTTTaggaatttaataaatataaccTAGAATCAAATAATCAAAATGGGAGCGGACATCCAGCTTTTGGAAAATGTAGCCAACAGCACGGTGGCAAGGACACCAATGACCACCTCAATAATGGAGGAAGCAAGAATAGCAGCAATGGCTAATAGATTGCAAACACCACTTGAAgtaagttaaaattttttatatttgcTTTTAGGGAGAAATGAACTTTCCCGACTCATCATTCCCTGTGCCGCCAACTCCTTCACAGTTTCAGACCCCTAACCCAATTAAACAGCTTATGGTAGGTTTATTTGGAATATAAAACCAATTTTAGGCTCAGACCCCCTTAACTATCTTTGGATCGAGGTCTTCCTCAGCATTTACGCCTAGACCAAGTGAACCCTCAGTATATGATGACGCCTCGGATTCGGACCCGATTGGATCaaagtaaatttatttaactaaaatattctataaAACTGTTTGAATGTActaattgaaattttagGGCTAGACTGGATATGGCAAGGTTATACGTAAAGGCAAGCTTGTCAAACCTCCCAGAGCCAGAAGGGAATGTTGAAGTTACAATTCCAGATATTGAAACCATGGAAGAGGAAGAAGTTGAACAAGATTTGGATATGGAAGAGATAGAAAGACGTAAACAGGAATTGGAAAAGAAAAAACAAGAAGAAAGAGAACTCCTGGAGACACAAGTCATCCAGAGAAAGCTGCCAAGACCAGTAGTCTTCAATTCAATAGTTTTTGTAAATGACCTAgaaaatacatttaatgAATCGCAGTCCAAGTATAACCagttaataaatgaagAGTTCGTAAACCTGCTGGCATACGACAGTGTGAAACATCCTATTCCTCACGGAAGACCTGCGGACCAGTACAAACCTAAGGAGTATTTTGATTTGAAACTAATAGAGGTAACTAACTCCAATTGAAATTATCTGTAGGAATCAAGGAAACTAATCGATTCCGAAGCGGAAAACTTGTCAAAAGGCCTAGAAGATTCAAATTTGTTGCTAGAATGGTACGTTCTCTACCAAAATCAACACATTTAATAGGAAAACGAGCAACTTTAAGTATTCTCACCTCCAAAAGAGATATATGCCATGTGAAAAGCTAACACTGCAAGAACAAAAGTTAGCGGAAGAAATGTTATGTAAAGAATACGAGAAACACCTGGAAAATCTATCTAAGAGAATAAAAAGCCTGGAAAATAAGTATAATGTGTCAACTGGAGGGTATCGCAGTAGAGAAGAAAAAATACTTAAAGAAATTGGTAAGtagaagaaataataaaattgtaatagGAGAAATGTATGATTCCATTATACAATCAACAAATGACTGCAACTCATTCAAGGAAATGGAACAGGTGGAAAGAAGATCATCGGAGGAGAGAATATCATTCCAGTTGAGCCAATTACAGAAGGAAAAATCAATGAACAGAAAATTACAGGTATAATAAGTAACTTGAAAGAATTTTCAGGAACTGTACGGAGAGGTGGCTCGGATGTGACACTTGGATGtgtacaatattttaatatggAACTGAACTAATTTCTTATCATATACTTACCCAGACTATTTAAACTTCTCTGAGTGATATAGTTGATATGTACTCCCGTTACCCTTGGCTATTAAGTAATCCTTGGGTCGGTTGTTGGGCTCGTGAGAGTAAAAGATCCAAAACATCCCAGATACCTTCATGTTTGCCCCttgtttataattatacatctatattttattttcttatCGTTCCCACTAGGCTTTTGCCTAATTGTAAACTGTTACCCTTAAATCCAAAACTTTGTTGTTTGGGTATCTTCTGGTCTAAGGCTAATTCCCTACCAAATCCAACTCATAGCATTTTTAAACCAAAACTTCCAACTTTTCGTATTTTAACATATACGATTCATAATTTTGCCTTAACCTGGGATTTTATTTAAGGGTATATTGGTtgttttgtatattttcaCCAAGTTTGCCTGATCAAACCACtcatttataaaaatggataaaaattggaataatGAAACCAATTCTGAGGAAAATTTGTCTAATATGAGCCTCGAATCCCTATCACTGGGACAAAGGCTATTATCTAAGTGCTTAAAAAAGACCGGTAGGCAAATAaacatataaataaaaattaatattttattcagGCATAAGTGTAAGCGTACGAGGTATAGCAGTTAACACAACCAGCCAAATTAAGACAGCGGGAAGCGCTTGGAAATCAGAAGTAAAGTACGAATCAAACGTCGAAAGCAAAACGTAAGctaactaattaaataaaaatatgtaGCGGAACACTGGACGATGTTTCATTCCCAGATTTACTGGGCTCGAGTAACCGAGATGTTAGTGTAAATAATCGGATCTCGGAAACCTCAAGCGTCACCAACGACCAAGATCGCCTCTCCAAGGAACCTCGAAGTACCAGATACAAGTTCAAACATAGAATTTCAAGCGTTAAATCAGTTGCCAGCCCAGGATTCCATAGTAGTCGTGACAGCAGCTACTCCAACTCGTTATCTTTCAGAAATTCCAACAGCGATGACACTGATAATATCCTGGGTACCGACTTCCTGATGCCTGGAATGAAGGGCAACTACCCACT from Theileria annulata chromosome 1, complete sequence, *** SEQUENCING IN PROGRESS *** harbors:
- a CDS encoding uncharacterized protein (Tap821d03.p1c.C.cand.52 - score = 117.86) — protein: MYRFITNLKTIKCNSIYRRFYTPNATSTFLSNAVGELSNDQIIYSFDTLSRSKVRDSNLWDHLCDKIRFNLDTLDSKDLLKIIHSLAKVSHKKLSLLSVINRIILRKHKLIDPRDLTQYLIDLNKLDLLNINTFAPLVSAKIPDDISLFTNFDLCFILHLCSKLQYKDQLILDSICSRFLLNDYNYQELCSDKSLLAMVFRSLSFLQYKNELYKKLLYQGLPSSLYHFGSQELCNSLLSIVVSNLEANFDEQVKDIINSLIDRISERLSSLVEIEVNQLGICLYFLKYNMASFPGRFESLFNSIVELNIIYTPNTSKMQLGRLLDELKLKHKSELKIGPYTLDYAIPKINVAIEVNGYTHFFHNSKELNALTQLKYKILKDMGWNVVGINYYNWKNRNKQSRLDYIVKKITPFLEEKKIGEKYRKRRLVRSENSKNLICNIIVLIIKNIL
- a CDS encoding Myb-like DNA binding protein (CDC5) (SMART 2 SANT (SM00717) at aa 6-55, E()=1.62e-13; 58-105, E()=3.32e-10); translated protein: MLIQIKGGVWKNTEDEVLKAAVMKYGLNNWSRVSSLLVNKSAKQCKARWFEWLDPHIKKTEWSREEEEKLLHLAKLFPTQWRTIGPLIGRTAYQCLQHYERLLDQAQGREEDDQFDPRKLRPGEIDPQLECKPSRADAVDMDDDEKEMLAEARARLANTRGKKAKRKAREKALEQSKRIAMLQKRRELKSAGINVRNFKMKKITMDYEKEIPFEMQPPKGFYPPDEERPANLSIKNIEQLEGIRRDQEMNKLRKDDIRKLKRLQSDDTPAAMSIFEKYDKSKTLKNKLVLPEPTMTDDEINQIIKMGADIQLLENVANSTVARTPMTTSIMEEARIAAMANRLQTPLEGEMNFPDSSFPVPPTPSQFQTPNPIKQLMAQTPLTIFGSRSSSAFTPRPSEPSVYDDASDSDPIGSKARLDMARLYVKASLSNLPEPEGNVEVTIPDIETMEEEEVEQDLDMEEIERRKQELEKKKQEERELLETQVIQRKLPRPVVFNSIVFVNDLENTFNESQSKYNQLINEEFVNLLAYDSVKHPIPHGRPADQYKPKEYFDLKLIEESRKLIDSEAENLSKGLEDSNLLLEWKTSNFKYSHLQKRYMPCEKLTLQEQKLAEEMLCKEYEKHLENLSKRIKSLENKYNVSTGGYRSREEKILKEIGEMYDSIIQSTNDCNSFKEMEQVERRSSEERISFQLSQLQKEKSMNRKLQV